A single window of Ammospiza caudacuta isolate bAmmCau1 chromosome 12, bAmmCau1.pri, whole genome shotgun sequence DNA harbors:
- the BRPF1 gene encoding peregrin isoform X1 produces MGVDFDVKTFCHNLRATKPPYECPVGTCRKIYKSYSGIEYHLYHYDHDNPPLPQHTPLRKHKKKGRQARAANKQSPSPSETSQSPGREVMTYAQAQRMVEVDLHGRVHRISIFDNLDVVSEDEDVPEEVPENGSNKENTETQSVPPKSGKHKNKEKRKDSNHHHHNASASTTPKLPEVVYRELEQDTPDAPPRPTSYYRYIEKSAEELDEEVEYDMDEEDYIWLDIMNERRKNEGVSPIPQEIFEYLMDRLEKESYFESHNKGDPNALVDEDAVCCICNDGECQNSNVILFCDMCNLAVHQECYGVPYIPEGQWLCRRCLQSPSRAVDCALCPNKGGAFKQTDDGRWAHVVCALWIPEVCFANTVFLEPIDSIEHIPPARWKLTCYICKQRGSGACIQCHKANCYTAFHVTCAQQAGLYMKMEPVRETGANGTSFSVRKTAYCDIHTPPGSVRRLPALSHSEGEEEDEEEEEEGKGWSSEKVKKAKAKSRIKMKKARKILAEKRAAAPVVSVPCIPPHRLSKITNRLTIQRKSQFMQRLHSYWTLKRQSRNGVPLLRRLQTHLQSQRNCDQRDTEDKNWALKEQLKSWQRLRHDLERARLLVELIRKREKLKRETIKVQQVALEMQLTPFLILLRKTLEQLQEKDTGNIFSEPVPLSEVPDYLDHIKKPMDFQTMKQNLEAYRYLNFDDFEEDFNLIINNCLKYNAKDTIFYRAAIRLREQGGAVLRQARRQAEKMGIDFETGMHFPHCVTVEEAQIQDIEDEDVRLLLSENQKHLPLEEQLKILLERLDEVNAGKQSIGRSRRAKMIKKEITVLRRKLAHPRDLGREGLERHSSSARGVLQSHNPCEKDLQTDSAAEESSSQETGKGLGPNSSSTPAHEVGRRTSVLFSKKNPKTAGPPKRPGRPPKNRDSQIPPGHGSSPIGPPQLPIMGSSQRQRKRGRSPRPSSSSDSDSDKSTEDATMDLPANGFSSGNQPVKKSFLVYRNDCNLPRSSSDSESSSSSSSSAASDRTSSLLRVSLIRKRAHLLVLPGGTGTTPSKQGRGKPSFSRVNFPEDSSEDTSGTENESYSVGTGRGVGHGMVRKGMGRGAGWLSEDEDSSLDALDLVWAKCRGYPSYPALIIDPKMPREGMFHHGVPIPVPPLEVLKLGEQMTQEAREHLYLVLFFDNKRTWQWLPRTKLVPLGVNQDLDKEKMLEGRKSNIRKSVQIAYHRAMQHRNKVQGEQSSDSSESD; encoded by the exons aTGGGTGTAGATTTCGACGTGAAGACCTTCTGCCACAACCTGCGGGCCACCAAGCCGCCCTACGAGTGCCCGGTGGGCACCTGCCGCAAGATCTACAAGAGCTACAGCGGGATCGAGTACCACCTGTACCACTATGACCACGATAACCcgcccctgccccagcacaccCCCCTGCGCAAGCACAAGAAGAAGGGGCGCCAGGCCCGCGCCGCCAACAAGCAGTCGCCCAGCCCCTCCGAGACCTCCCAGTCGCCCGGCCGAGAGGTGATGACCTACGCCCAGGCCCAGCGCATGGTGGAGGTGGACCTGCACGGCCGCGTCCACCGCATCAGCATCTTCGATAATCTCGACGTGGTGTCCGAGGACGAGGATGTTCCCGAGGAGGTGCCCGAGAATGGGAGCAATAAGGAGAACACGGAGACGCAGAGCGTCCCGCCCAAATCTGGGAAGCACAAGAACAAGGAGAAGCGCAAGGACTCCAACCACCATCACCACAACGCCTCGGCCAGCACTACCCCCAAGCTGCCCGAGGTGGTGTACCgagagctggagcaggacacCCCTGATGCCCCTCCTCGTCCCACCTCGTACTACAG GTACATTGAGAAGTCGGCAGAGGAGCTGGACGAGGAGGTGGAGTATGACATGGATGAGGAGGATTACATCTGGCTGGACATCATGAACGAGAGGCGGAAGAACGAAGGCGTGAGTCCTATTCCCCAGGAGATCTTTGAGTACCTGATGGACCGCCTAGAGAAGGAGTCCTACTTCGAGAGCCACAACAAGGGGGACCCAAACGCCTTGGTGGATGAGGACGCCGTCTGCTGCATCTGCAACGACGGGGAGTGTCAGAACAGCAACGTCATCCTCTTCTGTGACATGTGCAACCTGGCTGTGCACCAGGAGTGCTATGGGGTGCCCTACATCCCCGAGGGACAGTGGCTCTGCAGACGGTGCCTGCAGTCACCCTCGCGCGCCGTGGACTGCGCCCTCTGCCCAAACAAGGGGGGGGCCTTCAAGCAGACGGACGATGGGCGCTGGGCACACGTGGTCTGTGCCCTCTGGATCCCCGAGGTGTGCTTTGCCAACACCGTCTTCCTGGAGCCCATCGACAGCATCGAGCACATCCCGCCCGCACGCTGGAAGCTGACCTGTTACATTTGCAAGCAGCGTGGCTCTGGGGCTTGCATCCAGTGTCACAAAGCCAATTGCTACACTGCCTTCCATgtcacctgtgcccagcaggcCGGGCTGTACATGAAGATGGAGCCCGTCAGGGAGACGGGTGCCAACGGTACCTCCTTCAGTGTGCGCAAAACCGCCTACTGCGACATCCACACGCCGCCAGGCTCCGTGCGCAGGCTGCCCGCCCTCTCCCACAgtgagggggaggaggaggatgaggaggaagaggaggaggggaagggctgGAGTTCTGAGAAAGTCAAAAAAGCAAAGGCCAAATCTAGGATCAAGATGAAGAAGGCACGGAAGATCCTGGCAGAAAAACGAGCTGCAGCACCTGTGGTTTCTGTGCCCTGCATCCCCCCTCACAG GCTCAGTAAGATTACAAACCGTTTAACCATCCAGAGGAAGAGCCAGTTCATGCAGAGGCTGCACAGTTACTGGACTCTGAAGAGACAGTCCCGCAATGGTGTCCCCCTGCTCCGCCGCCTGCAGACACACCTGCAGTCACAGAGAAACTGCGACCAG AGAGACACTGAGGATAAGAACTGGGCCCTGAAGGAACAGCTGAAGTCATGGCAGCGCCTGCGCCATGACCTCGAGCGTGCGCGCTTGCTGGTGGAGCTGATACGCAAGCGGGAGAAGCTCAAGAGAGAGACG ATCAAAGTGCAGCAGGTGGCACTGGAAATGCAGCTGAcccccttcctcatcctcctccgCAAGACgcttgagcagctgcaggagaaagaCACGGGCAACATCTTCAGTGAGCCGGTCCCTCTGTCTGAG GTCCCAGACTACCTGGATCACATCAAGAAGCCAATGGATTTTCAGACAATGAAGCAAAATCTAGAAGCCTATCGCTATCTGAATTTCGATGACTTTGAGGAGGATTTCAACCTGATCATTAACAACTGTTTGAAATACAATGCCAAAGACACGATCTTCTACAGGGCAGCCATCCGCCTGcgggagcagggaggtgctgtgCTGCGACAGGCTCGCCGGCAGGCAGAGAAGATGGGCATTGACTTCGAGACAGGCATGCACTTCCCCCACTGTGTCACAGTGGAAGAGGCTCAGATCCAAGACATTGAGGACG AAGATGTGCggctgctgctctcagagaACCAGAAGCACCTGCCgttggaggagcagctgaagatcCTGCTGGAGCGGCTGGACGAGGTCAACGCCGGCAAGCAGAGCATTGGACGGTCCCGCCGGGCCAAGATGATCAAGAAGGAGATCACAGTGCTGCGGCGGAAGCTTGCTCACCCGCGGGACCTGGGccgggaggggctggagcggcacagctcctctgccaggGGAGTCCTGCAGTCCCACAACCCCTGCGAGAAGGACCTGCAGACAGACAGTGCtgcagaggagagcagcagccaggagactGGCAAAG GTCTGGGTCCCAATTCTTCTTCTACCCCAGCGCATGAAGTTGGCAGGAGGACCTCTGTGCTCTTCTCCAAGAAGAACCCTAAAACTGCAGGCCCTCCAAAACGTCCAGGACGCCCCCCAAAGAATCGAGACAGCCAGATCCCTCCTGGGCATGGGAGCAGCCCCATTGGGCCCCCCCAGCTCCCAATAATGGGGTCCTCCCAGCGGCAGAGGAAGCGAGGGCGGAGCCCgcggcccagctccagctctgacagtgacagtgacaaatCCACGGAGGATGCTACCATGG ACCTGCCAGCCAACGGTTTCAGCAGCGGGAACCAGCCCGTGAAGAAGAGCTTCCTGGTGTACCGCAATGACTGCAATCTTCCCCGGAGCAGCTCCGACTCAGagtccagcagcagcagcagcagcagtgctgcctcaGACCGCACCAG cagcctcctgcGTGTGTCTCTAATTCGGAAGAGGGCACATCTTCTGGTCCTCCCAGGTGGAACTGG CACAACACCCTCCaagcagggcagagggaaacCCTCCTTCTCCCGAGTGAACTTTCCAGAGGACAGCAGTGAGGACACATCAGGGACAGAGAACGAGTCCTACTCCGTGGGCACGGGACGAGGTGTGGGGCATGGCA TGGTGCGTAAGGGCATGGGGCGAGGCGCAGGGTGGCTGTCTGAGGATGAGGATTCTTCCCTGGATGCCCTGGACCTGGTGTGGGCTAAGTGCAGGGGCTACCCCTCCTACCCGGCGTTG ATCATTGACCCCAAGATGCCGCGGGAAGGCATGTTCCACCACGGGGTCCCCATCCCCGTGCCCCCCTTGGAGGTGCTGAAGCTGGGGGAGCAGATGACTCAGGAAGCACGCGAGCACCTCTACCTTGTCCTCTTCTTTGACAACAAGCGCACTTG GCAGTGGTTGCCCCGGACGAAGCTGGTGCCTCTGGGGGTGAACCAGGACCTGGACAAAGAGAAGATGCTGGAGGGCCGCAAGTCCAACATCCGCAAGTCGGTGCAGATCGCCTACCACCGCGCCATGCAGCACCGCAACAAGGTGCAGGGCGAGCAGAGCAGCGACTCCAGCGAGAGCGACTGA
- the BRPF1 gene encoding peregrin isoform X3, translating to MGVDFDVKTFCHNLRATKPPYECPVGTCRKIYKSYSGIEYHLYHYDHDNPPLPQHTPLRKHKKKGRQARAANKQSPSPSETSQSPGREVMTYAQAQRMVEVDLHGRVHRISIFDNLDVVSEDEDVPEEVPENGSNKENTETQSVPPKSGKHKNKEKRKDSNHHHHNASASTTPKLPEVVYRELEQDTPDAPPRPTSYYRYIEKSAEELDEEVEYDMDEEDYIWLDIMNERRKNEGVSPIPQEIFEYLMDRLEKESYFESHNKGDPNALVDEDAVCCICNDGECQNSNVILFCDMCNLAVHQECYGVPYIPEGQWLCRRCLQSPSRAVDCALCPNKGGAFKQTDDGRWAHVVCALWIPEVCFANTVFLEPIDSIEHIPPARWKLTCYICKQRGSGACIQCHKANCYTAFHVTCAQQAGLYMKMEPVRETGANGTSFSVRKTAYCDIHTPPGSVRRLPALSHSEGEEEDEEEEEEGKGWSSEKVKKAKAKSRIKMKKARKILAEKRAAAPVVSVPCIPPHRLSKITNRLTIQRKSQFMQRLHSYWTLKRQSRNGVPLLRRLQTHLQSQRNCDQRDTEDKNWALKEQLKSWQRLRHDLERARLLVELIRKREKLKRETIKVQQVALEMQLTPFLILLRKTLEQLQEKDTGNIFSEPVPLSEVPDYLDHIKKPMDFQTMKQNLEAYRYLNFDDFEEDFNLIINNCLKYNAKDTIFYRAAIRLREQGGAVLRQARRQAEKMGIDFETGMHFPHCVTVEEAQIQDIEDDVRLLLSENQKHLPLEEQLKILLERLDEVNAGKQSIGRSRRAKMIKKEITVLRRKLAHPRDLGREGLERHSSSARGVLQSHNPCEKDLQTDSAAEESSSQETGKGLGPNSSSTPAHEVGRRTSVLFSKKNPKTAGPPKRPGRPPKNRDSQIPPGHGSSPIGPPQLPIMGSSQRQRKRGRSPRPSSSSDSDSDKSTEDATMDLPANGFSSGNQPVKKSFLVYRNDCNLPRSSSDSESSSSSSSSAASDRTSTTPSKQGRGKPSFSRVNFPEDSSEDTSGTENESYSVGTGRGVGHGMVRKGMGRGAGWLSEDEDSSLDALDLVWAKCRGYPSYPALIIDPKMPREGMFHHGVPIPVPPLEVLKLGEQMTQEAREHLYLVLFFDNKRTWQWLPRTKLVPLGVNQDLDKEKMLEGRKSNIRKSVQIAYHRAMQHRNKVQGEQSSDSSESD from the exons aTGGGTGTAGATTTCGACGTGAAGACCTTCTGCCACAACCTGCGGGCCACCAAGCCGCCCTACGAGTGCCCGGTGGGCACCTGCCGCAAGATCTACAAGAGCTACAGCGGGATCGAGTACCACCTGTACCACTATGACCACGATAACCcgcccctgccccagcacaccCCCCTGCGCAAGCACAAGAAGAAGGGGCGCCAGGCCCGCGCCGCCAACAAGCAGTCGCCCAGCCCCTCCGAGACCTCCCAGTCGCCCGGCCGAGAGGTGATGACCTACGCCCAGGCCCAGCGCATGGTGGAGGTGGACCTGCACGGCCGCGTCCACCGCATCAGCATCTTCGATAATCTCGACGTGGTGTCCGAGGACGAGGATGTTCCCGAGGAGGTGCCCGAGAATGGGAGCAATAAGGAGAACACGGAGACGCAGAGCGTCCCGCCCAAATCTGGGAAGCACAAGAACAAGGAGAAGCGCAAGGACTCCAACCACCATCACCACAACGCCTCGGCCAGCACTACCCCCAAGCTGCCCGAGGTGGTGTACCgagagctggagcaggacacCCCTGATGCCCCTCCTCGTCCCACCTCGTACTACAG GTACATTGAGAAGTCGGCAGAGGAGCTGGACGAGGAGGTGGAGTATGACATGGATGAGGAGGATTACATCTGGCTGGACATCATGAACGAGAGGCGGAAGAACGAAGGCGTGAGTCCTATTCCCCAGGAGATCTTTGAGTACCTGATGGACCGCCTAGAGAAGGAGTCCTACTTCGAGAGCCACAACAAGGGGGACCCAAACGCCTTGGTGGATGAGGACGCCGTCTGCTGCATCTGCAACGACGGGGAGTGTCAGAACAGCAACGTCATCCTCTTCTGTGACATGTGCAACCTGGCTGTGCACCAGGAGTGCTATGGGGTGCCCTACATCCCCGAGGGACAGTGGCTCTGCAGACGGTGCCTGCAGTCACCCTCGCGCGCCGTGGACTGCGCCCTCTGCCCAAACAAGGGGGGGGCCTTCAAGCAGACGGACGATGGGCGCTGGGCACACGTGGTCTGTGCCCTCTGGATCCCCGAGGTGTGCTTTGCCAACACCGTCTTCCTGGAGCCCATCGACAGCATCGAGCACATCCCGCCCGCACGCTGGAAGCTGACCTGTTACATTTGCAAGCAGCGTGGCTCTGGGGCTTGCATCCAGTGTCACAAAGCCAATTGCTACACTGCCTTCCATgtcacctgtgcccagcaggcCGGGCTGTACATGAAGATGGAGCCCGTCAGGGAGACGGGTGCCAACGGTACCTCCTTCAGTGTGCGCAAAACCGCCTACTGCGACATCCACACGCCGCCAGGCTCCGTGCGCAGGCTGCCCGCCCTCTCCCACAgtgagggggaggaggaggatgaggaggaagaggaggaggggaagggctgGAGTTCTGAGAAAGTCAAAAAAGCAAAGGCCAAATCTAGGATCAAGATGAAGAAGGCACGGAAGATCCTGGCAGAAAAACGAGCTGCAGCACCTGTGGTTTCTGTGCCCTGCATCCCCCCTCACAG GCTCAGTAAGATTACAAACCGTTTAACCATCCAGAGGAAGAGCCAGTTCATGCAGAGGCTGCACAGTTACTGGACTCTGAAGAGACAGTCCCGCAATGGTGTCCCCCTGCTCCGCCGCCTGCAGACACACCTGCAGTCACAGAGAAACTGCGACCAG AGAGACACTGAGGATAAGAACTGGGCCCTGAAGGAACAGCTGAAGTCATGGCAGCGCCTGCGCCATGACCTCGAGCGTGCGCGCTTGCTGGTGGAGCTGATACGCAAGCGGGAGAAGCTCAAGAGAGAGACG ATCAAAGTGCAGCAGGTGGCACTGGAAATGCAGCTGAcccccttcctcatcctcctccgCAAGACgcttgagcagctgcaggagaaagaCACGGGCAACATCTTCAGTGAGCCGGTCCCTCTGTCTGAG GTCCCAGACTACCTGGATCACATCAAGAAGCCAATGGATTTTCAGACAATGAAGCAAAATCTAGAAGCCTATCGCTATCTGAATTTCGATGACTTTGAGGAGGATTTCAACCTGATCATTAACAACTGTTTGAAATACAATGCCAAAGACACGATCTTCTACAGGGCAGCCATCCGCCTGcgggagcagggaggtgctgtgCTGCGACAGGCTCGCCGGCAGGCAGAGAAGATGGGCATTGACTTCGAGACAGGCATGCACTTCCCCCACTGTGTCACAGTGGAAGAGGCTCAGATCCAAGACATTGAGGACG ATGTGCggctgctgctctcagagaACCAGAAGCACCTGCCgttggaggagcagctgaagatcCTGCTGGAGCGGCTGGACGAGGTCAACGCCGGCAAGCAGAGCATTGGACGGTCCCGCCGGGCCAAGATGATCAAGAAGGAGATCACAGTGCTGCGGCGGAAGCTTGCTCACCCGCGGGACCTGGGccgggaggggctggagcggcacagctcctctgccaggGGAGTCCTGCAGTCCCACAACCCCTGCGAGAAGGACCTGCAGACAGACAGTGCtgcagaggagagcagcagccaggagactGGCAAAG GTCTGGGTCCCAATTCTTCTTCTACCCCAGCGCATGAAGTTGGCAGGAGGACCTCTGTGCTCTTCTCCAAGAAGAACCCTAAAACTGCAGGCCCTCCAAAACGTCCAGGACGCCCCCCAAAGAATCGAGACAGCCAGATCCCTCCTGGGCATGGGAGCAGCCCCATTGGGCCCCCCCAGCTCCCAATAATGGGGTCCTCCCAGCGGCAGAGGAAGCGAGGGCGGAGCCCgcggcccagctccagctctgacagtgacagtgacaaatCCACGGAGGATGCTACCATGG ACCTGCCAGCCAACGGTTTCAGCAGCGGGAACCAGCCCGTGAAGAAGAGCTTCCTGGTGTACCGCAATGACTGCAATCTTCCCCGGAGCAGCTCCGACTCAGagtccagcagcagcagcagcagcagtgctgcctcaGACCGCACCAG CACAACACCCTCCaagcagggcagagggaaacCCTCCTTCTCCCGAGTGAACTTTCCAGAGGACAGCAGTGAGGACACATCAGGGACAGAGAACGAGTCCTACTCCGTGGGCACGGGACGAGGTGTGGGGCATGGCA TGGTGCGTAAGGGCATGGGGCGAGGCGCAGGGTGGCTGTCTGAGGATGAGGATTCTTCCCTGGATGCCCTGGACCTGGTGTGGGCTAAGTGCAGGGGCTACCCCTCCTACCCGGCGTTG ATCATTGACCCCAAGATGCCGCGGGAAGGCATGTTCCACCACGGGGTCCCCATCCCCGTGCCCCCCTTGGAGGTGCTGAAGCTGGGGGAGCAGATGACTCAGGAAGCACGCGAGCACCTCTACCTTGTCCTCTTCTTTGACAACAAGCGCACTTG GCAGTGGTTGCCCCGGACGAAGCTGGTGCCTCTGGGGGTGAACCAGGACCTGGACAAAGAGAAGATGCTGGAGGGCCGCAAGTCCAACATCCGCAAGTCGGTGCAGATCGCCTACCACCGCGCCATGCAGCACCGCAACAAGGTGCAGGGCGAGCAGAGCAGCGACTCCAGCGAGAGCGACTGA
- the BRPF1 gene encoding peregrin isoform X2: MGVDFDVKTFCHNLRATKPPYECPVGTCRKIYKSYSGIEYHLYHYDHDNPPLPQHTPLRKHKKKGRQARAANKQSPSPSETSQSPGREVMTYAQAQRMVEVDLHGRVHRISIFDNLDVVSEDEDVPEEVPENGSNKENTETQSVPPKSGKHKNKEKRKDSNHHHHNASASTTPKLPEVVYRELEQDTPDAPPRPTSYYRYIEKSAEELDEEVEYDMDEEDYIWLDIMNERRKNEGVSPIPQEIFEYLMDRLEKESYFESHNKGDPNALVDEDAVCCICNDGECQNSNVILFCDMCNLAVHQECYGVPYIPEGQWLCRRCLQSPSRAVDCALCPNKGGAFKQTDDGRWAHVVCALWIPEVCFANTVFLEPIDSIEHIPPARWKLTCYICKQRGSGACIQCHKANCYTAFHVTCAQQAGLYMKMEPVRETGANGTSFSVRKTAYCDIHTPPGSVRRLPALSHSEGEEEDEEEEEEGKGWSSEKVKKAKAKSRIKMKKARKILAEKRAAAPVVSVPCIPPHRLSKITNRLTIQRKSQFMQRLHSYWTLKRQSRNGVPLLRRLQTHLQSQRNCDQRDTEDKNWALKEQLKSWQRLRHDLERARLLVELIRKREKLKRETIKVQQVALEMQLTPFLILLRKTLEQLQEKDTGNIFSEPVPLSEVPDYLDHIKKPMDFQTMKQNLEAYRYLNFDDFEEDFNLIINNCLKYNAKDTIFYRAAIRLREQGGAVLRQARRQAEKMGIDFETGMHFPHCVTVEEAQIQDIEDEDVRLLLSENQKHLPLEEQLKILLERLDEVNAGKQSIGRSRRAKMIKKEITVLRRKLAHPRDLGREGLERHSSSARGVLQSHNPCEKDLQTDSAAEESSSQETGKGLGPNSSSTPAHEVGRRTSVLFSKKNPKTAGPPKRPGRPPKNRDSQIPPGHGSSPIGPPQLPIMGSSQRQRKRGRSPRPSSSSDSDSDKSTEDATMDLPANGFSSGNQPVKKSFLVYRNDCNLPRSSSDSESSSSSSSSAASDRTSTTPSKQGRGKPSFSRVNFPEDSSEDTSGTENESYSVGTGRGVGHGMVRKGMGRGAGWLSEDEDSSLDALDLVWAKCRGYPSYPALIIDPKMPREGMFHHGVPIPVPPLEVLKLGEQMTQEAREHLYLVLFFDNKRTWQWLPRTKLVPLGVNQDLDKEKMLEGRKSNIRKSVQIAYHRAMQHRNKVQGEQSSDSSESD; encoded by the exons aTGGGTGTAGATTTCGACGTGAAGACCTTCTGCCACAACCTGCGGGCCACCAAGCCGCCCTACGAGTGCCCGGTGGGCACCTGCCGCAAGATCTACAAGAGCTACAGCGGGATCGAGTACCACCTGTACCACTATGACCACGATAACCcgcccctgccccagcacaccCCCCTGCGCAAGCACAAGAAGAAGGGGCGCCAGGCCCGCGCCGCCAACAAGCAGTCGCCCAGCCCCTCCGAGACCTCCCAGTCGCCCGGCCGAGAGGTGATGACCTACGCCCAGGCCCAGCGCATGGTGGAGGTGGACCTGCACGGCCGCGTCCACCGCATCAGCATCTTCGATAATCTCGACGTGGTGTCCGAGGACGAGGATGTTCCCGAGGAGGTGCCCGAGAATGGGAGCAATAAGGAGAACACGGAGACGCAGAGCGTCCCGCCCAAATCTGGGAAGCACAAGAACAAGGAGAAGCGCAAGGACTCCAACCACCATCACCACAACGCCTCGGCCAGCACTACCCCCAAGCTGCCCGAGGTGGTGTACCgagagctggagcaggacacCCCTGATGCCCCTCCTCGTCCCACCTCGTACTACAG GTACATTGAGAAGTCGGCAGAGGAGCTGGACGAGGAGGTGGAGTATGACATGGATGAGGAGGATTACATCTGGCTGGACATCATGAACGAGAGGCGGAAGAACGAAGGCGTGAGTCCTATTCCCCAGGAGATCTTTGAGTACCTGATGGACCGCCTAGAGAAGGAGTCCTACTTCGAGAGCCACAACAAGGGGGACCCAAACGCCTTGGTGGATGAGGACGCCGTCTGCTGCATCTGCAACGACGGGGAGTGTCAGAACAGCAACGTCATCCTCTTCTGTGACATGTGCAACCTGGCTGTGCACCAGGAGTGCTATGGGGTGCCCTACATCCCCGAGGGACAGTGGCTCTGCAGACGGTGCCTGCAGTCACCCTCGCGCGCCGTGGACTGCGCCCTCTGCCCAAACAAGGGGGGGGCCTTCAAGCAGACGGACGATGGGCGCTGGGCACACGTGGTCTGTGCCCTCTGGATCCCCGAGGTGTGCTTTGCCAACACCGTCTTCCTGGAGCCCATCGACAGCATCGAGCACATCCCGCCCGCACGCTGGAAGCTGACCTGTTACATTTGCAAGCAGCGTGGCTCTGGGGCTTGCATCCAGTGTCACAAAGCCAATTGCTACACTGCCTTCCATgtcacctgtgcccagcaggcCGGGCTGTACATGAAGATGGAGCCCGTCAGGGAGACGGGTGCCAACGGTACCTCCTTCAGTGTGCGCAAAACCGCCTACTGCGACATCCACACGCCGCCAGGCTCCGTGCGCAGGCTGCCCGCCCTCTCCCACAgtgagggggaggaggaggatgaggaggaagaggaggaggggaagggctgGAGTTCTGAGAAAGTCAAAAAAGCAAAGGCCAAATCTAGGATCAAGATGAAGAAGGCACGGAAGATCCTGGCAGAAAAACGAGCTGCAGCACCTGTGGTTTCTGTGCCCTGCATCCCCCCTCACAG GCTCAGTAAGATTACAAACCGTTTAACCATCCAGAGGAAGAGCCAGTTCATGCAGAGGCTGCACAGTTACTGGACTCTGAAGAGACAGTCCCGCAATGGTGTCCCCCTGCTCCGCCGCCTGCAGACACACCTGCAGTCACAGAGAAACTGCGACCAG AGAGACACTGAGGATAAGAACTGGGCCCTGAAGGAACAGCTGAAGTCATGGCAGCGCCTGCGCCATGACCTCGAGCGTGCGCGCTTGCTGGTGGAGCTGATACGCAAGCGGGAGAAGCTCAAGAGAGAGACG ATCAAAGTGCAGCAGGTGGCACTGGAAATGCAGCTGAcccccttcctcatcctcctccgCAAGACgcttgagcagctgcaggagaaagaCACGGGCAACATCTTCAGTGAGCCGGTCCCTCTGTCTGAG GTCCCAGACTACCTGGATCACATCAAGAAGCCAATGGATTTTCAGACAATGAAGCAAAATCTAGAAGCCTATCGCTATCTGAATTTCGATGACTTTGAGGAGGATTTCAACCTGATCATTAACAACTGTTTGAAATACAATGCCAAAGACACGATCTTCTACAGGGCAGCCATCCGCCTGcgggagcagggaggtgctgtgCTGCGACAGGCTCGCCGGCAGGCAGAGAAGATGGGCATTGACTTCGAGACAGGCATGCACTTCCCCCACTGTGTCACAGTGGAAGAGGCTCAGATCCAAGACATTGAGGACG AAGATGTGCggctgctgctctcagagaACCAGAAGCACCTGCCgttggaggagcagctgaagatcCTGCTGGAGCGGCTGGACGAGGTCAACGCCGGCAAGCAGAGCATTGGACGGTCCCGCCGGGCCAAGATGATCAAGAAGGAGATCACAGTGCTGCGGCGGAAGCTTGCTCACCCGCGGGACCTGGGccgggaggggctggagcggcacagctcctctgccaggGGAGTCCTGCAGTCCCACAACCCCTGCGAGAAGGACCTGCAGACAGACAGTGCtgcagaggagagcagcagccaggagactGGCAAAG GTCTGGGTCCCAATTCTTCTTCTACCCCAGCGCATGAAGTTGGCAGGAGGACCTCTGTGCTCTTCTCCAAGAAGAACCCTAAAACTGCAGGCCCTCCAAAACGTCCAGGACGCCCCCCAAAGAATCGAGACAGCCAGATCCCTCCTGGGCATGGGAGCAGCCCCATTGGGCCCCCCCAGCTCCCAATAATGGGGTCCTCCCAGCGGCAGAGGAAGCGAGGGCGGAGCCCgcggcccagctccagctctgacagtgacagtgacaaatCCACGGAGGATGCTACCATGG ACCTGCCAGCCAACGGTTTCAGCAGCGGGAACCAGCCCGTGAAGAAGAGCTTCCTGGTGTACCGCAATGACTGCAATCTTCCCCGGAGCAGCTCCGACTCAGagtccagcagcagcagcagcagcagtgctgcctcaGACCGCACCAG CACAACACCCTCCaagcagggcagagggaaacCCTCCTTCTCCCGAGTGAACTTTCCAGAGGACAGCAGTGAGGACACATCAGGGACAGAGAACGAGTCCTACTCCGTGGGCACGGGACGAGGTGTGGGGCATGGCA TGGTGCGTAAGGGCATGGGGCGAGGCGCAGGGTGGCTGTCTGAGGATGAGGATTCTTCCCTGGATGCCCTGGACCTGGTGTGGGCTAAGTGCAGGGGCTACCCCTCCTACCCGGCGTTG ATCATTGACCCCAAGATGCCGCGGGAAGGCATGTTCCACCACGGGGTCCCCATCCCCGTGCCCCCCTTGGAGGTGCTGAAGCTGGGGGAGCAGATGACTCAGGAAGCACGCGAGCACCTCTACCTTGTCCTCTTCTTTGACAACAAGCGCACTTG GCAGTGGTTGCCCCGGACGAAGCTGGTGCCTCTGGGGGTGAACCAGGACCTGGACAAAGAGAAGATGCTGGAGGGCCGCAAGTCCAACATCCGCAAGTCGGTGCAGATCGCCTACCACCGCGCCATGCAGCACCGCAACAAGGTGCAGGGCGAGCAGAGCAGCGACTCCAGCGAGAGCGACTGA